A stretch of Pseudoclavibacter chungangensis DNA encodes these proteins:
- the carA gene encoding glutamine-hydrolyzing carbamoyl-phosphate synthase small subunit, with amino-acid sequence MTRPTAAVLVLEDGTRYEGDAYGAVGTTLGEVVFSTGMTGYQETLTDPSYAGQIVVETAPHIGNTGVNAEDMESRRIWTAGFAVRDASRVVSNWRAEGSLDDALADAGVVGIRSIDTRAITRRIRSEGAMRGGVFSGEAAGLEPEEQLRRVREQEPMAGRNLSSVVSTDAAYVEPATSERIGSVAIIDLGIKRATVHALAARGFDVHVVPATTTIDELRALAPTAVFYSNGPGDPEASAAHVELLQSVLRDGTPFFGICFGNQLLGRALGFGTYKLPFGHRGINQPVRDQATGRIEITAQNHGFAVDAPIGEVVDTPAGFGRAEVSYVGLNDQVVEGLRCLDIPAFSVQFHPEAAAGPHDSADIFDRFRDMVLEHRRTTDAPEGAAEENA; translated from the coding sequence ATGACCCGACCCACAGCCGCCGTGCTCGTCCTGGAGGACGGGACGCGATACGAGGGCGACGCCTACGGCGCCGTCGGCACGACGCTCGGCGAGGTGGTGTTCTCGACCGGCATGACGGGCTACCAGGAGACGCTGACCGACCCGAGCTACGCGGGGCAGATCGTCGTCGAGACGGCGCCCCACATCGGCAACACCGGCGTGAACGCGGAGGACATGGAGTCCCGCCGCATCTGGACGGCGGGCTTCGCCGTGCGCGACGCCTCGCGCGTCGTGTCGAACTGGCGCGCCGAGGGCAGCCTCGACGACGCGCTCGCCGACGCCGGTGTCGTCGGTATCCGCTCGATCGACACGCGCGCGATCACGCGGCGCATCCGCTCGGAGGGCGCCATGCGCGGCGGCGTGTTCTCGGGCGAGGCCGCGGGGCTCGAGCCCGAGGAGCAACTGCGACGCGTCCGCGAGCAGGAGCCCATGGCGGGCCGCAACCTGTCCTCGGTCGTCTCGACCGACGCCGCGTACGTCGAACCCGCGACGAGCGAGCGCATCGGCTCGGTCGCGATCATCGACCTCGGCATCAAGCGCGCGACCGTGCACGCTCTCGCCGCGCGCGGCTTCGACGTCCACGTCGTCCCCGCGACGACGACGATCGACGAACTGCGCGCGCTGGCCCCGACCGCCGTGTTCTACTCCAACGGCCCGGGCGACCCGGAGGCGTCGGCCGCACACGTCGAGCTGCTGCAGAGCGTGCTCCGCGACGGGACACCGTTCTTCGGCATCTGCTTCGGCAACCAGCTGCTCGGCCGCGCCCTCGGTTTCGGCACCTACAAGCTCCCGTTCGGCCACCGCGGCATCAACCAGCCCGTGCGCGACCAGGCGACTGGACGCATCGAGATCACCGCCCAGAACCACGGCTTCGCGGTCGACGCACCGATCGGCGAGGTCGTCGACACGCCCGCCGGCTTCGGGCGCGCCGAGGTCAGCTACGTGGGCCTCAACGACCAGGTCGTCGAGGGGCTCCGCTGCCTCGACATCCCCGCCTTCAGCGTCCAGTTCCACCCCGAGGCCGCTGCAGGACCCCACGACTCGGCCGACATCTTCGACCGCTTCCGCGACATGGTGCTCGAGCACCGCCGCACGACCGACGCGCCCGAGGGCGCCGCCGAGGAGAACGCCTGA
- the carB gene encoding carbamoyl-phosphate synthase large subunit, with amino-acid sequence MPKRTDINSVLVIGSGPIVIGQAAEFDYSGTQACRVLREEGIRVILVNSNPATIMTDPDFADATYVEPITPEIIEKIIERERPDAILPTLGGQTALNAAIKLHDLGLLEKHGVELIGADVDAIRRGEDRQIFKDLVLECGADVARSHIARTVDEAIEFAEDLGYPLVVRPSFTMGGLGSGFAYTREELVRITEDGLLSSPTSEVLLEESILGWKEYELELMRDTADNTVVVCAIENVDPVGVHTGDSITVAPALTLTDREFQNLRDIGIAIIRAVGVDTGGCNIQFAIDPDTGRVIVIEMNPRVSRSSALASKATGFPIAKIAAKLAIGYRLDEIPNDITKVTPASFEPTLDYVAVKVPRFNFEKFPAADPTLTTTMKSVGEAMALGRNFTTALQKALRSLEKRGSSFTWADDPRSVDELLTVIRTPTDGRIVDVQIALAKGATPEQVFEATKIDRWFIDQIVLVNEVADDIREAPAIDAGLLRHAKRHGFSDAQIGELRGLGESDVRAIRWNAGVHPVYKTVDTCAGEFPAFTPYHYSSYDTENEIEPSDRRKVVILGSGPNRIGQGIEFDYSCVHASFALHDAGYETIMINCNPETVSTDYDTSDRLYFEPLTLEDVLEIIRIERGRGELVGVVVQLGGQTALGLAKGLEAAGVPILGTSPEAIDLAEERGLFSAILAEGGLTAPDNGTAIDRLGAHEVAERIGYPVLVRPSFVLGGRGMEIVYDAEQLDDYFERIAGQGIVGPAHPLLVDRFLDDATEIDVDALYDGEELYIGGIMEHIEEAGIHSGDSACTLPPISLSIAELRRVREATLKIAQGIGVRGLLNVQFALHGTTLYVLEANPRASRTVPFVSKALGTQLAKAASRVMVGDSIATLRAEGLLAAEDGTLQPVDAPIAVKEAVLPFKRFRTADGRVVDSILGPEMRSTGEVMGIDSTFPRAFAKSQAAAYGGVPATGTVFVSVADRDKRSIILPVARLVSLGFDVVATEGTALVLARHGITARVVGKYTKLIDEGTSQDHDGNIVDMIHGGEIDIVINTPSGRSARLDGYEIRTATVAADLPIFTTVSELTAAVESFTALQDGVTVTSLQEYNDARRGARG; translated from the coding sequence ATGCCCAAGCGCACCGACATCAATTCCGTCCTCGTCATCGGCTCCGGCCCGATCGTCATCGGTCAGGCGGCCGAGTTCGACTACTCCGGCACGCAGGCCTGCCGCGTGCTGCGCGAGGAGGGCATCCGCGTCATCCTCGTCAACTCGAACCCCGCGACGATCATGACCGACCCCGACTTCGCCGACGCGACCTACGTCGAGCCCATCACGCCCGAGATCATCGAGAAGATCATCGAGCGTGAGCGTCCCGACGCGATCCTCCCCACGCTCGGCGGTCAGACCGCCCTCAACGCGGCCATCAAGCTGCACGACCTCGGGCTCCTCGAGAAGCACGGCGTCGAACTCATCGGCGCCGACGTCGACGCGATCCGTCGCGGTGAGGACCGCCAGATCTTCAAGGACCTCGTCCTCGAGTGCGGCGCGGACGTCGCTCGATCGCACATCGCCCGCACCGTCGACGAGGCGATCGAGTTCGCCGAGGACCTCGGCTACCCGCTCGTCGTCCGTCCCTCGTTCACGATGGGTGGGCTCGGCTCCGGGTTCGCGTACACGCGCGAGGAGCTCGTGCGCATCACGGAGGACGGGCTGCTCTCGTCGCCCACGAGCGAGGTCCTGCTCGAGGAGTCGATCCTCGGGTGGAAGGAGTACGAGCTCGAGCTCATGCGCGACACGGCCGACAACACGGTCGTCGTGTGCGCGATCGAGAACGTCGACCCCGTCGGGGTGCACACGGGCGACTCGATCACGGTCGCGCCGGCCCTCACGCTCACCGACCGCGAGTTCCAGAACCTGCGCGACATCGGCATCGCGATCATCCGCGCCGTCGGCGTCGACACGGGTGGCTGCAACATCCAGTTCGCGATCGACCCCGACACGGGCCGCGTCATCGTGATCGAGATGAACCCCCGCGTCTCGCGCTCGAGCGCGCTCGCCTCGAAGGCGACGGGCTTCCCGATCGCGAAGATCGCCGCGAAGCTCGCGATCGGCTACCGCCTCGACGAGATCCCGAACGACATCACGAAGGTCACGCCGGCCTCGTTCGAGCCGACGCTCGACTACGTGGCGGTCAAGGTCCCGCGCTTCAACTTCGAGAAGTTCCCGGCAGCCGACCCGACGCTCACGACCACCATGAAGTCGGTCGGCGAGGCGATGGCCCTCGGCCGCAACTTCACGACCGCACTGCAGAAGGCGCTCCGCTCGCTCGAGAAGCGCGGCTCGTCGTTCACGTGGGCCGACGACCCGCGTTCCGTCGACGAGCTGCTGACCGTCATCCGCACCCCGACGGACGGCCGGATCGTCGACGTGCAGATCGCCCTCGCGAAGGGCGCGACACCCGAGCAGGTGTTCGAGGCGACGAAGATCGACCGCTGGTTCATCGACCAGATCGTGCTCGTCAACGAGGTCGCCGACGACATCCGCGAGGCGCCCGCGATCGACGCCGGACTCCTGCGACACGCGAAGCGGCACGGCTTCTCGGACGCACAGATCGGCGAGCTCCGTGGCCTCGGTGAGAGCGACGTGCGCGCGATCCGCTGGAACGCCGGCGTGCACCCCGTCTACAAGACGGTGGACACGTGCGCGGGCGAGTTCCCCGCGTTCACGCCGTACCACTACTCGAGCTACGACACCGAGAACGAGATCGAGCCCTCGGACCGCCGCAAGGTCGTCATCCTCGGCTCCGGCCCGAACCGCATCGGTCAGGGCATCGAGTTCGACTACTCGTGCGTGCACGCCTCGTTCGCCCTGCACGACGCGGGGTACGAGACGATCATGATCAACTGCAACCCCGAGACGGTCTCGACCGACTACGACACCTCGGACCGCCTCTACTTCGAGCCGCTCACGCTCGAGGACGTGCTCGAGATCATCCGCATCGAGCGCGGCCGCGGCGAACTCGTCGGCGTCGTCGTGCAGCTCGGCGGCCAGACCGCGCTCGGACTCGCGAAGGGCCTCGAGGCCGCGGGCGTGCCGATCCTCGGCACGAGCCCCGAGGCGATCGATCTCGCCGAGGAGCGCGGCCTGTTCTCCGCGATCCTCGCCGAGGGCGGACTCACCGCGCCCGACAACGGCACCGCGATCGACCGCCTCGGCGCGCACGAGGTCGCCGAGCGCATCGGCTACCCCGTGCTCGTCCGCCCGAGCTTCGTGCTCGGTGGCCGCGGCATGGAGATCGTCTACGACGCCGAGCAGCTCGACGACTACTTCGAGCGCATCGCGGGACAGGGCATCGTCGGCCCCGCACACCCGCTCCTCGTCGACCGCTTCCTCGACGACGCGACCGAGATCGACGTCGACGCGCTCTATGACGGCGAGGAGCTCTACATCGGCGGCATCATGGAGCACATCGAGGAGGCCGGTATCCACTCCGGCGACTCGGCGTGCACGCTCCCGCCCATCTCGCTCTCGATCGCCGAACTGCGACGCGTGCGCGAGGCGACGCTCAAGATCGCCCAGGGCATCGGCGTGCGCGGACTCCTCAACGTGCAGTTCGCGCTGCACGGCACGACCCTCTACGTCCTCGAGGCGAACCCGCGTGCGTCGCGCACCGTCCCGTTCGTCTCGAAGGCGCTCGGCACGCAGCTCGCGAAGGCCGCCTCACGCGTCATGGTGGGCGACTCGATCGCGACCCTGCGGGCCGAGGGCCTGCTCGCCGCGGAGGACGGGACGCTCCAGCCCGTCGACGCGCCCATCGCGGTCAAGGAGGCCGTGCTCCCGTTCAAGCGCTTCCGCACCGCGGACGGCCGGGTCGTCGACTCGATCCTCGGGCCCGAGATGCGCTCCACGGGCGAGGTCATGGGCATCGACTCGACGTTCCCGCGCGCATTCGCGAAGAGCCAGGCGGCGGCCTACGGCGGCGTCCCCGCGACCGGCACGGTGTTCGTCTCCGTCGCCGACCGGGACAAGCGCTCCATCATCCTCCCCGTCGCACGACTCGTGAGCCTCGGCTTCGACGTCGTCGCGACCGAGGGCACGGCGCTCGTGCTCGCCCGCCACGGGATCACCGCCCGCGTCGTCGGCAAGTACACGAAGCTCATCGACGAGGGGACCTCACAGGATCACGACGGCAACATTGTCGACATGATCCACGGAGGAGAGATCGACATCGTGATCAACACCCCGTCGGGACGCTCCGCGCGCCTCGACGGGTACGAGATCCGCACGGCGACGGTCGCCGCGGACCTCCCGATCTTCACGACGGTCTCCGAGTTGACGGCTGCGGTGGAGTCCTTCACCGCACTGCAGGACGGGGTCACCGTGACCTCGCTCCAGGAGTACAACGACGCGCGAAGGGGAGCCCGGGGATGA
- the pyrF gene encoding orotidine-5'-phosphate decarboxylase translates to MTEATAGADEVQSFGSRLSETIERRGHLCVGIDPHTYLLEEWGLPVSAVGAHEFGLRVVEAAAGRVGVVKPQVAFYERFGAIGYKVLEDVVTAAREAGLLVIADVKRGDVDSTLEAYGEAWLTPGLPLEADAMTLNPYQGFDTLAHTLGLAKTHGKGLFILAATSNPESASVQTARRVRGSQEGRTVAGGIAARAAKWNREHETGDMGSVGVVLGATLDFEFLDIDLEDLARAPSAPVLAPGFGHQGAEFSRVREIFGPVAPSTIVTASRGLLRAGQDGLAEAIDRQVGVLEETYR, encoded by the coding sequence ATGACCGAAGCGACTGCGGGGGCGGACGAGGTGCAATCGTTCGGCAGCCGATTGAGCGAGACGATCGAACGACGCGGGCACCTGTGCGTCGGCATCGATCCGCACACGTACCTGCTCGAGGAGTGGGGGCTGCCGGTCTCCGCCGTCGGCGCACACGAGTTCGGACTGCGCGTCGTCGAGGCGGCCGCGGGCCGGGTCGGCGTCGTCAAGCCGCAGGTCGCGTTCTACGAGCGCTTCGGCGCGATCGGCTACAAGGTGCTCGAGGACGTCGTCACGGCGGCGCGCGAGGCGGGCCTGCTCGTCATCGCCGACGTCAAACGCGGGGACGTCGACTCGACCCTCGAGGCCTACGGAGAGGCGTGGCTGACGCCGGGCCTGCCCCTCGAAGCCGACGCCATGACCCTCAACCCCTACCAGGGCTTCGACACGCTCGCGCACACGCTCGGACTCGCGAAGACCCACGGCAAGGGACTGTTCATCCTCGCCGCGACCTCCAACCCCGAGTCCGCGAGCGTCCAGACCGCGCGACGCGTCCGCGGCTCGCAGGAGGGCCGGACCGTCGCGGGCGGCATCGCGGCGCGCGCCGCGAAGTGGAACCGGGAGCACGAGACCGGCGACATGGGCTCCGTCGGCGTCGTGCTCGGTGCGACGCTCGACTTCGAGTTCCTCGACATCGACCTCGAGGACCTCGCCCGCGCACCCTCCGCGCCCGTGCTGGCTCCCGGCTTCGGCCACCAGGGCGCAGAGTTCTCCCGCGTGCGGGAGATCTTCGGCCCCGTCGCACCGTCGACGATCGTCACCGCATCGCGAGGCCTGCTGCGTGCCGGGCAGGACGGACTCGCGGAGGCCATCGACCGCCAGGTCGGTGTACTCGAGGAGACGTACCGATGA